The sequence CTGATTAACCACATGAGTGACAGATGATGCATCCTTCTTCACATTATTCCCTTGGCGGATGCCATGCATCTCCATTAGAGTTCTGCTAATAGATCTTTCGCCCAATATGAGTTCTGCACAGTATGATACATCATCAATTTCAGCAGTGGCGTCTGAGGACGAACCCTCAGAAACTCTCTCTAGTTGATCCCCGCTGCTGAAAATGGGCAACCTTGGCATATTTCTTCCTGGACCTTCACATGGAGGTCCAGAGTCACTAGAGACAGGTGACGAGACAGACGATGAGTATTCTTCCACATTTGGTGTACCGTTATTACTATGAAGAAAATAACCACAATTTTTACATGAAGACACAGATGTTCCTTTCAAAATATTTGAATCCACACAAGGATTAGGGCTTTCCAAATGATGAGGTGCTAAATCTGCTTCATCTTCCAAAGGAGAAAAATATCTAGTAGGATAAGTGAGAGCATATTTAGCTCTAAACCTTCGCAAACCCGGTTCTAAACTCATTATTTCGGCCATCTCCAAACCCATATCTTCTTTATCAGATCCGCCAAGTCGAGCACCAAGTTTGTCTGCCACATTGCTCCAAGTTTCAGAAGCTGAAGCCTTTTGAGGATTACTGCCTGATCCTGCTGGCATCGATTCCAAACCCCTGAACCTAGCAACCAAACTTGGAGCTTTCATTTCGCGCTTGCTTTCACAACGTGTATTGGTCATTCCATTAAAACCCCCACTATTCTCATCAGTAATCTACATTGTTCATACAAgatacaaaaacaataaaaacaaaaacttccCTGTCAGGCTAAAAACTTCCCTGTCAGGCTAACATCCGagacaatagaagaaaaagaaagctaaATGTGGGAGTATAGTTCAAGAAATGAGTACCAAACGAAGCTTTGGCTGCTTCTCATCCCCTCTAAACTTTTTTAAAGCTTGTTTCAAGCGAGCTATAAGAATACagcacaaaaaaagaaataatttagcccTCTAGCTAGAATCACCTTCAAGAAATTAACCATTCTGCCTTAAAAATGAGTGGAATGTAGTAGTAGCTAACTTGGTGAAAGCAGTTTCTTTGGAAACAGCTTCTTGGCAAATCTACGGTTCCGATCAAAGAGCTGAAAGAAAATGCCCATACAACCACAAGGCCTTTGAGGTTTTCTCTCAATAATAGCGGCTAAACTATCATTCTTTTCTCTAGCTGAGCTAACATTCATCCTTCAAAATCATCTCTTAAATTTCTTTACCTTCTCTCCCACTCTGCTGAATGTGATTCACACACTTTGTCCTCCCAATAAGATTCTATCAAACATTATCTTCACATTAATTTggtaagaattaaaaaaaagaccCCCACTGGCCCCTCTGCCCACCACATCACTCACCCTCCTtgtccaaaaaaaagaaaatggggaAAAGAACTTACATTTTCATGCAAGAAACAAAGCAAAAACCCAATAAAATATCAGAAAGAAAGTAGAAAATAGCTTTGAAAAGTAAAACCCTGAGCTGTGTTCAATTATTACAAAACTTTCACAAGAAAGCACAGTCAAACAAAGTAAACacaaaacaagaaaatacaaacaGCAATACCCAGAATTCAACTTACACCAAATGTGCTACTGTTCAAGAAAACAGCTAGAACTGGTTATAGTACACTCTAGTCagctattcttttctttttttaatcttctttatgACAGTGAAAAAAGCAAAATCATTTGTACACTAGAGGCACATGCTAACTTACgcaaaaaatagaataaaaatcctTTCTTTAGGCAATTGAGTAACCCCAGGAAGTGAAACCTTCTGCTGTTCAGAGAAAGAATAAGATTAGCAGAAAATAAAGCTGTAAGTGATGAAAATGGCTCATCACTTGCTTTATTCACAGTGTAAGGACGAGACTCTTCGTGTGAGGGGAAATGGGACAAGTTATTTTGCGTAGGATAACAAAGAATGGACAAACTAAAGTTGTGTTTGCCTACGCGATTCATAGGGCACATAAATCCCCGCCCCCCAAGCAGTCCCAATAATTACCATTACATCAGTGAGGTTTATACAATACAGaccaatgaataaataaaatgaagctATGAAACTGAACTAAGAAAGAAATAAGCAACCACTCCCAAGTCCCCGACGACTCTTCCAATACCACTTAATACCTGTCACATACGATCAAAAGAGTGGTACAAGCACAGAAGGAATACTTGACTATACCAACACATTGTCTTATATAGAGGAACAAAGAAACACAGGCATAGCAAGCAAGCAcaacataattattttaaattagttccTATAGACATGCTTTCTATGCTTTGCTATCACAAATGCtatagaataagaaaagaatgcaTCGATAGAGACTAACCGATTAGGCAcccaacaataataatagaacccAAAACAATTGCAGCAAGGACAAGACCGAATGTTTTTCGAAATCCAAAGTGCCAAAGAACTTCAAAGTAGTTttaagagaaaatagagagagtaataGCGGAGGAGAAGTCCGTCCTCTTAGAGAAAGAGAATGGTGAATTTATATAGTGAGGAGGGCCGTCCACAATCCcaaataatgaaggaagaataatatttaatgaaggaagaataaaatataatgaaTCAATTAAGGGGATTGTTCCCTTCAATGGATGGGGTAAATCAATCCGTTCCACCAATCATACTATAGTttccataaataaataaacaagggTATGTCAAATTATAACATTTGAAATTTCCATGAATAAAACAAGTAAAAAGAGATCCTTCCTACTTATTAAATGAAATCAAGAAGAGATATCTAAATTTACCATAATTAACGTGTGAGGGGATGTCTGTCAACCAAATTTCCTTTTCAGATTATATGCTAATTAAGGGAAATATAAAATCACATGAAATTCAGTCAAATCCAATAAAGGAAAGATTGGTTAAGCAAATCAGTCatacaaattatttatttacgaaagaAAAGAAGAACTACCATATAGTGATCACATAATCAAGGCAAACGATAATTAATAGTACTTAATTTTTAGAAGAAAATTGGCACAAGACTCAATCAAAAGTAATTGCTTACCATAAACCATTGTTAAAGTAATCAGTCACGTCTCTCAAAAGAAGTTGGGATTTTCTTACCCATATTGACTAAG comes from Capsicum annuum cultivar UCD-10X-F1 chromosome 2, UCD10Xv1.1, whole genome shotgun sequence and encodes:
- the LOC107859966 gene encoding uncharacterized protein LOC107859966 isoform X1 — protein: MNVSSAREKNDSLAAIIERKPQRPCGCMGIFFQLFDRNRRFAKKLFPKKLLSPTRLKQALKKFRGDEKQPKLRLITDENSGGFNGMTNTRCESKREMKAPSLVARFRGLESMPAGSGSNPQKASASETWSNVADKLGARLGGSDKEDMGLEMAEIMSLEPGLRRFRAKYALTYPTRYFSPLEDEADLAPHHLESPNPCVDSNILKGTSVSSCKNCGYFLHSNNGTPNVEEYSSSVSSPVSSDSGPPCEGPGRNMPRLPIFSSGDQLERVSEGSSSDATAEIDDVSYCAELILGERSISRTLMEMHGIRQGNNVKKDASSVTHVVNQKQNQTTQNRERGLMKSKPSSLQSNRVLAAAKSMSNTQRNKRPSRKEDLCDDGDVSSNYTCMNFQAIPDSAATDLVGNSLDHQSSGCVLEAAFSTDSYLSSSPNSSSKDIVLAESVDSIDDEPLFSKPDRDLSNCETSLCTRRSCRELITGHFNNVSGVLSKIDQLKRSKLSYAKQVILNTELIFGTTPQQQALPVEDGSSVSYFLLNEHEIFLSLLWMTFVQLLGCNDPKQMNQLKGFAFDCLLEYRDSKFARYSDSGFRTCTKLPSSMTKEILIDGVIEEVEDWTEFLDLNPDELIEWEPIL